From the genome of Mucilaginibacter paludis DSM 18603:
ACATGATGCGGATATCAAACCTTTATTAATCAGCCGCGGATTGGTTACTAAATAAATGCTTTTGATTTAAAAGAACGTTATTCCCTGTATAAGATTCCAATAATCGGCCCTGACATTCAATGGTCGTTATTGGATTCTTAAATTTTGGATGGCAAAATTGAGCTGTTTCAAAACAATTTTACGCTAATGCGTTTACTGATTGGACATTCAATTGATCCTACACATGGAAAATACACAAACAAAATTAGAAAACGCGGCAGATGGCTTGTTGATGATGAGTGAATCTGACTACCCGTTTGATTACTTTACCACAACCGATGAAGTGGTTGATGATAACCTGATTTTAAAACTTGCCGGAAAACCCGCTGGTACCTTAGTAGAAAAAACAACGCTCGATTATTTGTTGCGCAACATGACCAATCCCGCTTCGGGTTCCGTATCTCCCGAAATAGCAACTCGGTTTAGCCAGTTATCCACTGC
Proteins encoded in this window:
- a CDS encoding nuclease A inhibitor family protein yields the protein MENTQTKLENAADGLLMMSESDYPFDYFTTTDEVVDDNLILKLAGKPAGTLVEKTTLDYLLRNMTNPASGSVSPEIATRFSQLSTALKQELSEPEVYRVGDRQIDVFILGKTNEGVIAGMRTKLIET